In one window of Hevea brasiliensis isolate MT/VB/25A 57/8 chromosome 10, ASM3005281v1, whole genome shotgun sequence DNA:
- the LOC110662788 gene encoding glucan endo-1,3-beta-glucosidase 12 → MERSFIFYLLLLLCIFSFADAGSIGVNYGRIANNLPSAVKVVQLLKSQGLERVKVFDTDPAVLRALSESGIKVTVDLPNELLYSAAKRQSFAFSWVQRNVAAYHPSTQIEAIAVGNEVFVDPHNTSKFLIPAMKNIHQALVKLNLDSAIKVSSPIALSALQSSYPSSAGAFRSELIESVFKPMLDFIRETGSYLMVNAYPFFAYESNSDVISLDYALFRENPGVVDAGNGLRYFSLFDAEIDAVFAALSALKYDDIRMVVTETGWPSKGDVNEIGASIENAAAYNGNLVRRILTGGGTPLRPKADLTVYLFALFNEDEKNGPTSERNYGLFYPNEQKVYDIPFTVEGLKNYSGSRSPGSGGQQVTTPTSGGISKTTTGNTWCVANRDVGKEKLQAALDYACGEGGADCRSIQPGATCYDPNTIEAHASVAFNSYYQKKGRDIGACYFGGAAYVVTQAPKYGKCEFPTGY, encoded by the exons ATGGAGCGTAGTTTCATCTTCTACTTGCTCTTACTTCTTTGCATTTTCAGTTTTGCAGATGCGGGCTCAATCGGGGTAAACTATGGAAGAATAGCAAACAACCTACCTTCTGCGGTGAAAGTGGTGCAGCTCCTCAAGTCTCAGGGTCTGGAGCGAGTTAAGGTATTCGACACTGATCCTGCTGTACTCAGAGCATTATCAGAATCTGGTATTAAGGTCACTGTCGACCTCCCAAACGAACTCCTCTACTCCGCGGCCAAACGCCAGTCATTCGCCTTCTCATGGGTCCAGAGAAACGTCGCCGCTTACCACCCATCCACCCAAATCGAAGCCATTGCTGTGGGTAACGAAGTTTTTGTGGATCCACACAACACTTCCAAGTTCCTCATACCTGCCATGAAAAATATCCACCAAGCTCTGGTCAAGCTTAACCTTGATTCCGCCATCAAAGTTTCTTCACCAATAGCACTCAGCGCTCTTCAATCTTCTTACCCATCCTCGGCCGGGGCATTCCGATCCGAATTAATTGAATCCGTTTTCAAGCCCATGTTGGATTTCATCCGGGAAACCGGTTCATATCTCATGGTCAATGCGTACCCCTTTTTTGCCTACGAGTCGAACTCGGATGTCATTTCTCTGGACTACGCTTTGTTTAGAGAGAACCCGGGTGTGGTGGATGCGGGTAATGGGCTGCGGTATTTCAGCCTCTTTGACGCTGAAATCGACGCCGTTTTTGCTGCTTTGTCCGCTCTGAAATACGACGACATCAGGATGGTCGTGACTGAGACGGGTTGGCCATCAAAGGGAGACGTGAATGAGATAGGTGCCAGCATAGAAAACGCCGCAGCGTACAACGGCAATCTTGTCCGTAGGATTCTCACAGGTGGTGGGACCCCTCTTAGACCCAAGGCAGATCTCACCGTTTATCTTTTTGCGCTCTTCAATGAGGACGAAAAGAATGGGCCCACATCAGAGAGAAATTACGGCCTCTTTTACCCTAACGAGCAAAAGGTTTATGATATCCCTTTTACTGTGGAGGGCCTCAAGAATTATAGTGGCAGCCGGTCACCGGGATCCGGTGGTCAACAAGTGACGACTCCGACGAGCGGCGGCATATCCAAGACCACTACGGGGAACACATGGTGCGTGGCGAATCGTGATGTCGGAAAAGAGAAGCTGCAGGCGGCACTAGATTATGCGTGTGGTGAAGGAGGAGCAGATTGCCGTTCGATTCAGCCTGGCGCCACGTGTTACGATCCTAACACTATTGAGGCCCACGCGTCTGTCGCCTTCAACAGCTACTATCAGAAGAAAGGGCGGGACATTGGTGCCTGTTATTTTGGAGGAGCAGCATATGTCGTCACCCAAGCACCAA AGTATGGGAAGTGCGAGTTTCCAACAGGATATTGA